The genomic stretch TACGGTTTTTACGTTCTCGTTCGTCACGCCGGTTTTACATAGTCAATAAGAATCAATACCATTGCGATCCTTTGACTTTCAGGTGTCGCCCCCATGCTGCTGCATATTCCCGGCTTGTTCTCCCGTGAAGAGGTGCAGCGCATCCGCGAGGCGCTGCAGCAGGCTGATTGGGCCGATGGCAAGATCACCGCCGGGTTCCAATCGGCCAAGGCCAAGCACAACCTGCAACTGCCAGAAGGCCACCCGCTGGCCCAGGAAATCGGCGCAGCGATGCTCGACCGACTGTGGAAGCACCCACGCTTCATGTCCGCCGCGTTGCCGCACAAGGTTTTCCCACCCTTGCTCAACTGCTACACCGCCGGTGGCAGTTTCGACTTTCATATCGACAACGCCGTGCGCCAGCCCAAGGGCAGCGTCGAGCGCGTGCGCACCGACCTGTCGTCGACCCTGTTCTTCAGTGACCCGGACGAATACGACGGTGGCGAGCTGGAAATCCAGGACACCTTCGGCACCCAACGCGTGAAGTTACCGGCCGGCGATCTGGTGTTGTACCCGGGCACCAGCCTGCACAAGGTCAATGCGGTCACGCGCGGCACGCGGTACGCGTCGTTCTTCTGGACCCAAAGCCTGGTGCGCGAGGACAGCCAGCGCGCCTTGCTGTTCGAGATGGATGAAGCGATCCAGCAACTGACCCAGGACATGCCAGATCACCCGTCGCTGATCCGCCTGACCGGCACCTACCACAACCTGCTGCGTCGCTGGGTCGAGGTCTGAGCCGTGGACTTTCGATTGCGCCGTGAAGAAGTCCTGAACGGCGAGCAACTGCGGGCCATGCTCGGCGAAAGCCCGGCCCGCGCGGCCCAGGCGATTGTGCTGGCGGCCAAGGCCGGGAGCATCGACGGCCAGGCGCTGCTGGGGCAGATCCTGCTGGAAGGGCGGGGCATCGCCAAGGATCAGGCACTGGCCGTGCGTTGGTTCGAAATCGCAGCCCGGGGCGGACACCTGATGGCGCGCAATATGCTCGGACGTTGTCATGAGCATGGCTGGGGTTGTGTGGCGGATGCTTCGGTTGCCGCACGGCACTATGCAATCGCCGCCGATGCGGGCCTGGACTGGGCGCTGTACAACTATGCCAATTTGCTGGCAACCGGGCGCGGAGTGGCTGAGGATCAGGTCCAGGCGTTGAACCTGTATCGGCGCGCTGCTGACGCCGGCCACGCCAAATCAATGAACCTGCTGGGGCGCTATCTGGAAGAAGGACTGGCCTGCACGGCCGATCCGTCAGCGGCGCGCGTCTGGTATCGGCGGTCAGCCGAAGGTGGCGATTTTCGCGGGCAATTCAGCCATGCAACGTTGCTGGCGCAGGACGGACATGTCGATGAAGCGCTTGTGTGGCTCAGGAAAGCCTTGGTCGGTGGCAATGTGAACTTCCTGCGGGTCAGCAGTGCATCGTTACTCGGCGCAGATCATCCAAAAATCCGCGAGATGGCGGACGCCTATCAAATACGCTTAGCTCAACTAATCGAGTTGTAAGTGTTCAAATTTATCGCCTGATCTCTGGGGGTAAGATTTTTATTGTATAAGACGGCGCCACCAAACTAAGTTTGAGGGTGGTGTTTCTGTGCGCGAAAAACAAGTGTTGCCTAGGGTGTTGTGTTTTGTGTGCTGAACTAACAATTGTTGAGTTTATTTTTAACATTTGGCCAGTGGAAGTTTTGTTGGTTGGATACTAATGTTGGTTGGCACCCTGTGTAAATCTTTATTGGGTTTATGGCGGATTAGTGGTGCCAACAATAGAATATTTGATTCTGCCCGTAGGGGCACTGAAATGGAGTTCAGTGATGGATAATGAAATACTTGATGCGGCAGTCTTGGCGCCAAAGCTATTTGTGGATGCTTCAGTTGGTGATGGCGAAGAATACAATCGAGAACCGGGATTTCAGCTGACTAAAGAGCAAATAGTCAGTTTGCGAAAGTATGAAGTCCTTGGCTTGTCGCTTCCCGTGGAAATTGACGATGTCATTGTGTATCTGGACTATGGCCAAGGGGATACTGGCAGTCCGGGGTTGACCGCCGGTGACTTCCAGGTGACGTTCAGGAAAACCTATGATCATGCCAGGAGTTGGTCGCCACTGCGGGAAAAAATAATGATGACGGGCACTGATCTGAAGATCTTTGCCGGCAGCATCCTGCGGATTGGCAATGGAATCGTCGAGATCTACGAGGACCAAAAAATATCGAGCTACCTGGAAGAGCACGGTATCGATACCCCGGAGAAGTATCTCCAGCAGAAATTCCTGAATCCAGGGCTTCCTACCCTCGATTTGTCTGCGGGCGATCTACATGAGTTAAGAAGCTATCTTGATGAAATGCTAAGCAAAGTACAGAGTGCCCATGCCAAGGCGACGTCGGTGAGGTATGAAATCGACAAGTTTGGATCCGTGATGCGCGAAGAGGTGTTGCCGCATATCAAACTGCGATTGAAAGCCGTGTCGGAGAATACTTATCAAAGCGATATCAAGGAACTTCAACTGAAAATTGATGAGCGCTCGGAGGAGATTGAGCAGGTCAGCCAGCAGTATGACAAGATGGTCAAGGACGCAATCATGGCGGCGGCGAGTCTCAATATCGCGGGGCTGGTTCTCGGTATTTACACTGGCGTCAAAGCCGAAGAAATTCGCAAGCAACGAAATGCCTTGAAAGAAGCTCAGCAGCACGACAATCTGCAAATGCTCAGTAAAAACAAGACGCTGAGTTCATTGAACCGAATACGCACTGATCTTCAGGAACTCAGGGACGTGACCATTGAGGCTGAAGTTGCGACGCAAAATCTTATGTTGGTATGGAATTCGCTGGCGCTTTATATCAAGGCTTCGAAAGAGGATGCTGATTTACTCGAT from Pseudomonas sp. S04 encodes the following:
- a CDS encoding Fe2+-dependent dioxygenase; the encoded protein is MLLHIPGLFSREEVQRIREALQQADWADGKITAGFQSAKAKHNLQLPEGHPLAQEIGAAMLDRLWKHPRFMSAALPHKVFPPLLNCYTAGGSFDFHIDNAVRQPKGSVERVRTDLSSTLFFSDPDEYDGGELEIQDTFGTQRVKLPAGDLVLYPGTSLHKVNAVTRGTRYASFFWTQSLVREDSQRALLFEMDEAIQQLTQDMPDHPSLIRLTGTYHNLLRRWVEV
- a CDS encoding tetratricopeptide repeat protein, which translates into the protein MDFRLRREEVLNGEQLRAMLGESPARAAQAIVLAAKAGSIDGQALLGQILLEGRGIAKDQALAVRWFEIAARGGHLMARNMLGRCHEHGWGCVADASVAARHYAIAADAGLDWALYNYANLLATGRGVAEDQVQALNLYRRAADAGHAKSMNLLGRYLEEGLACTADPSAARVWYRRSAEGGDFRGQFSHATLLAQDGHVDEALVWLRKALVGGNVNFLRVSSASLLGADHPKIREMADAYQIRLAQLIEL